The Methanolobus sp. WCC4 genome includes the window ATCATAAACACAAGGATGCGATGGACAATAGTTTTGCTAACTGGAAGTCATGAATAACTACAACCATCGCGAAGGATCCGGCGAAGCTGGCACGGTTCAAACAGATGAAAAATAGTTGATTGACCTATTGATTGACTTAAATTCATTTCTGTATTCAAATGAGGATCTCTACAGAGCCAAATTCTGCAAAAATAATCACTATTCTGAAAGACAAATAAAATTATTATTAAAAATAGTGCATATTTTGAAGATTAAGCCATAAAGTAATTATAAAGTAGTTGCTACTATATTAAAAATAAATACTGAGGTCTAGATCTCAAGAGTGGAAGGGTATAATTATGATGGGTAGGGAAGTATTGATTATTTTGTTAATTTTGTTATCTGTATTTTTTACAGCAGGTTGTGTGGATGAACAGGCCAACCAGGGAGAAATTGCAGAAACAAATATTCAAAAAGAAAAGGAACTACAGGATTCTACTTCGATAGAAGAAAATTTATCTGTTGCTGAAGTGCAAACAGATATTTCAAATAAAGATGAACCTCCTGTTCGTCTATCACTGGAAGAAGTGCAGGACAGGGCAGGTTTTGAGGTAATTTATCCTTCATATATTCCAGAAGATTATAATTTCTCCCATGCGTTTATTCATAAAAGCGTTGATGGAACAGCTCTAGAGGGTGTTTTGGAAAGTGTTGATATATGGTACAAGAACGACACTGATTTTATAAGTATCAGTGAAAGGATCTATTATAATGATTCTTTTAAGTATCAGGCAACTGATTATGATGAAACTGTCAATATCAATGGACATGAAGCTATATACATAGAATTTTCACAGACTCATGCTTTGATATGGGACGTAGACGACATCCAGATATATATTTTTGCTACGACTAGTAAGGAAGAGGCTTTAAAGGTGGCTACATCTATAAAGTGACCTGTAGGGTCCTGCATTTTCCTT containing:
- a CDS encoding DUF4367 domain-containing protein, giving the protein MMGREVLIILLILLSVFFTAGCVDEQANQGEIAETNIQKEKELQDSTSIEENLSVAEVQTDISNKDEPPVRLSLEEVQDRAGFEVIYPSYIPEDYNFSHAFIHKSVDGTALEGVLESVDIWYKNDTDFISISERIYYNDSFKYQATDYDETVNINGHEAIYIEFSQTHALIWDVDDIQIYIFATTSKEEALKVATSIK